Within the Streptomyces sp. NBC_00554 genome, the region CATCCAGCGGGCCATCAAAGAGCTGGACTATGTGGTCAACGCCCAGGCACGCGCTCTGTCGGCCCCGCACTCGCGCACCGTGGCGATCCTGCTCCCCGGGCTGTCCTGGCAGTACCACAACCGGGTCGCGAGCGGTATCGAGCAACAGGCCGTCAACGAGAACCGGCTCTGCATCGTCTGTTCCACCAGAAGCGACCCGGACCGGGAGATCGCCCTACTGGAGACGCTGCGCCAGCACAACACCGAGGCGGTCGTGCTCATCGGCGGGACCGTCGTGACACCCCACTACGCGGAGCGGATCGCCCGCTTCGCCCGGATCCTCGACGCCAGCGGCTCCAGGCTGGTGCTCTGCGGACGGCCCGCCCCGGCACCCGACCTGCCGATCACGGTCGTGAACTACGACCATGAAGGCGGCGCCCACGCGGCCGTCAGCCACCTGCTGTCCCTCGGCCACCGGCGCATCGCCCTCCTCGGCGGCCCGCGTGACCACACCACGACCGATCTGCGGATCGCCGGTTACCGGCGCGCCCACGAGGACCACGGCATCACTCCGGATCCGGGCCTCCTCCACATCGGAGGGGCCGACCGGACGTTCGGCTATGAGACCGTGCGGTCCCACCTGGCCGCCGGGCGCCTGCCGTACACCGCAGCCTTCTGTTTCGACGACTACCTCGCGGCCGGCGCGATGACCGCCGCCCGTGAAGGCGGTCTGACACTCCCGGACGACCTGTCGCTCATCGGCTACAACGACGAGGCTATCTCCGCCGATCTTCCCCTGCCGCTGAACTCGGTGCACGTGCCCTTCGACGAACTGGGCCGCGCCGCCGTGCGGATGGCACTGCACCGTGACGACCCGGTGTACAGCGACCAGAACGTCATGCTGGGCACGCACCTGGTCATGCGCCAGAGCGTGCGCTCCACCCGCGTGAAACCGTAGGCAGGCACTTTCGCCGGAGCGGACCGGACAGCTGGGCAAGCCGCTCACCCGGTCGGGCAGGCCCCCAACCGGCTCGGCTCCCCCGCCCCGCCGGGAACGCAAAAAGCCGCCCTCTCATAGGTGAGAGAACGGCCTCCGACCTGCAACAAAGCTGGTCGGGACGACAGGATTTGAACCTGCGACCCCTTGACCCCCAGTTGTGGAGCCACTGCGAGCTCTGGTGCCTCCATCGGCGCGCTTCAAGCGAGAGTCGGCAAGTCAGCACATCTGCACGGTCCTTGCACACTGAGTCATCGGCGCCCGGCGGGAAATGCTCAGGTAACCGTGAGCTCAATCGTGTGCCGGCCTGTTGCCCCGTCAGGCAACGGCTTGTGCACCCGTCCTGTCTGTACCTGGCCGGTGTTGTCAGTGGCGCGTACTTGCAGGCGATGCTTGCCGGGCGTCGCCTGCCACGGCCAGCTCCATTGCCGCCATGTGTCCACCGACGGCACCGCCGCGAGCTGTGCCTGCTGCCATGGCCCGTCATCCACGCGGACCTCCACCGCGGACACCCCACGATGCTGCGCCCACGCCACCCCGGCCACCATCACCAGACCTTGCTCCAGACGCTTGCCCGCGGCCGGTGTGTCAATCCGCGACTGTGTCTTCACCGGAGCCAGCGCCGCGTAATCCCGCCGTACCCAATAGGCGCTGAAGTCCGAGAAACGACTCAGCTCCAGCTCCGTCAACCACTTCGTCGCGGATACGTATCCGTACAGTCCGGGCACCACCATCCGGACCGGGAACCCGTGCTCGACCGGCAGTGGCTCCCCGTTCATTCCGACCGCCAGCAACGCGTCCCGCCCGTCACGCAACGCTGCCGTCGGCGTTCCGGCCGTGTAGCCGTCCACGGAACGGCTCACCACCTGATCCGCCCCGCCGTCCGGCTCGACTTCATCCAGCAGATCCTTGATCGGTACCCCCAACCATCGCGCGTTACCGACCAACTCACCACCGACCTCATTGGATACACACGCCAGCGTGATGTACCGCTCCACCATCGGCCGTGCCAGCAACTGCTCGTACGTCAGCGTCAGCGGCCGTTTCACCCGGCCATGAACCCTCAGCCGCCAGTCCTTCGGTTCCATCTGTGGCACCGTCAAAGCGGTGTCGATCCGGTAGAAGTCCGCGTTCCTGGTCACGAACGACTCCGCTCCGGGCACGCCGGCGGAGACCTCGGCGGGCAATGGCGGTGCCGGGCTCGACGGGGACGGAAGTACCACCGCGGCCCGGGCCGCGGCCACGCGCTGTGCCCAGAGCCGGCGTCCGCCCGGTACGGCCACCGCGGCCGCACCGATAGCCCCGACCGCCAGCGCGAGAAACCGTCGCCGGCCCGGTGGCTGTCCCGCCCCGTCCATCACCGACATGCCGGCATCCGACGACGGCGAACGGGCGCCCTCCACAGGGGTGGGGGCTTCCTGCGCCACCACGTTCGTGTCCGGGCCGGTGTCCCCCAGGTCTGGTGCCGATACCGCAGCGCGGCGCGGCAGGGTGCGACGCAGCAGCACCAGAAGGCCTGCGGCGGCCAGTGCACCAATCACCGTCGGCAGCGGGTACGCCCACGTGGCGCTGGCCCGGGTGGCTGACGCGAGTACGCCGATCATCCCGAACACCGCGACGCCGGCCAGCCCGTATACGAGCCGACGCATGGCCAGTGCACCGATGAACGCGGCGAAGACCGCCAACACCAGCACGATTCCCGCCTGCAGCGCCAGCTTGTCGTACGTGTAGAACAGCGTGACCGCGAACTCCTTGACCGGAGTCGGCGCGGCGTCCACGGCGACACCGCCCACTGCCACGAGGGGTGCTGAGGGCCCGCCCGTCGCGGCTGCCACCAGCTCACCGACGCCCAGGGCGAGCGCGGTGGCCGCGACGCCGGCAAGCTCGCCGTACCACTGCTTGGGCGGTTTCACCGGTGCCGGTCGTCCTGTCATCGGAGTCTCCAAGTCGGTATCGGACAGTTGGTGGACGCTTATCGGCTGACCCGGCGTCGCCGGGAGATGCCGACGCCAAGCAGGGCCAGGCCGACGACCACCACGATCGGTCCGACGACCGCCCACAGCGTCACGCCGCTCATCGCTGAGCCCTTCATGACGTCGAGGCCCTGCAAGGTCCAGCCCGCGCCGAAAAGGACCAGCAGTGCACCGAGGACGAGGACGAACCAGTTCTTCTTCATGGGGTACCTCCAGGTGTGGAGCCGAGGTTCTCGGTTAGAGCCTGACGGTTCGGTGGCCGCGACCGGAACAACGCTTGGTTGGACCCCCTTGTCAACCGATCGACGTACGCGCGGCCCCACCGGTGCGTGGACGTTCCTCGGCGCCGGGTCGGGCACTCTGGGTGTGAGCGCCCGTAAACTGGCGGGCAGATCTCGGCGGGTGAAGGTGGGCGGGACGTGACAGCGCGCAGCACCGTCGACTTCGGGTACCGCTACCGCGTCGGATGGCATGTCCTCATCGGCGCCGTCGCGATACCCCTTGGCGTCGCCATAGCGGCCGACGTCACCGTGGCGCTCGGACAACGCCTGCTTGCCCTCGGCACGCTCGCCGTCATCGTCGCCTGGTACGCCCTGGTCGCTCCGCTGGCTATGGAAAACCGCGACGAGCGTTGGGGTGCGGCCTATTTCGCAGTCCTGGCGGTCGCCTTCCCACTGCTGCTCGCCATCGCCCCGATCAGTGGCGCGCTGCTGTTCGCGCTCGGCCCACAGCT harbors:
- a CDS encoding LacI family DNA-binding transcriptional regulator, with protein sequence MHDPQDAPARAATIRDVAARAGVSPATVSRVLTGSRPVSSSAQARIQRAIKELDYVVNAQARALSAPHSRTVAILLPGLSWQYHNRVASGIEQQAVNENRLCIVCSTRSDPDREIALLETLRQHNTEAVVLIGGTVVTPHYAERIARFARILDASGSRLVLCGRPAPAPDLPITVVNYDHEGGAHAAVSHLLSLGHRRIALLGGPRDHTTTDLRIAGYRRAHEDHGITPDPGLLHIGGADRTFGYETVRSHLAAGRLPYTAAFCFDDYLAAGAMTAAREGGLTLPDDLSLIGYNDEAISADLPLPLNSVHVPFDELGRAAVRMALHRDDPVYSDQNVMLGTHLVMRQSVRSTRVKP
- a CDS encoding molybdopterin-dependent oxidoreductase, whose product is MTGRPAPVKPPKQWYGELAGVAATALALGVGELVAAATGGPSAPLVAVGGVAVDAAPTPVKEFAVTLFYTYDKLALQAGIVLVLAVFAAFIGALAMRRLVYGLAGVAVFGMIGVLASATRASATWAYPLPTVIGALAAAGLLVLLRRTLPRRAAVSAPDLGDTGPDTNVVAQEAPTPVEGARSPSSDAGMSVMDGAGQPPGRRRFLALAVGAIGAAAVAVPGGRRLWAQRVAAARAAVVLPSPSSPAPPLPAEVSAGVPGAESFVTRNADFYRIDTALTVPQMEPKDWRLRVHGRVKRPLTLTYEQLLARPMVERYITLACVSNEVGGELVGNARWLGVPIKDLLDEVEPDGGADQVVSRSVDGYTAGTPTAALRDGRDALLAVGMNGEPLPVEHGFPVRMVVPGLYGYVSATKWLTELELSRFSDFSAYWVRRDYAALAPVKTQSRIDTPAAGKRLEQGLVMVAGVAWAQHRGVSAVEVRVDDGPWQQAQLAAVPSVDTWRQWSWPWQATPGKHRLQVRATDNTGQVQTGRVHKPLPDGATGRHTIELTVT